In Tachysurus fulvidraco isolate hzauxx_2018 chromosome 11, HZAU_PFXX_2.0, whole genome shotgun sequence, one DNA window encodes the following:
- the LOC113649455 gene encoding E3 ubiquitin-protein ligase TRIM16-like isoform X1, with translation MAETSDQDQFSCPVCLDLLRVPVTLHCGHSFCKVCINGYWDQEDVKGVYSCPQCRETFTPRPVLCRNNMLTEVVEKLKKTELQAASPAHCYAGPGDVECDFCTGRKHKAVKSCLVCQASFCEDHLKPHYQSPAFKKHKLVEACAELQEKICSEHDKLMEIYCRTDQSLICYLCTMEEHKGHDTVSSKTERTKKQNELKEDQIKSQQKIQEKQKKVQELKQTVDIIKTRSQAAIDDSEMIFTEMISSMEKKRSEVTELIRAQEKAEVSRAERLLNQLEQEIADLKRRVTEMEQLSHTHDDIHFLQSFPSLCVSPGCDDSLSFTVNQHLSFDGVRKSLSGLKKRVEEICEEEFNKIRPEAAAVQMVLPSEPKSREDFLQYFCYLTLDPNTAHPHLILSEKNRVVTFSWTQQRYSDHPERFDSFTQVLCKESVCGRCYWEVEWSSDVDISVSYKEISRKGRGDECWFGYNSQSWSLECSSSSVSFWHNSIKTKLRGPSSSRIGVYVDHSAGTLSFYSVSDTMRLLHRVHTTFTQPLYAGVSMWSYNSPVRFCDPK, from the exons ATGGCAGAAACCAGTGATCAGGATCagttcagctgtccagtgtgtctggatctcctgagGGTTCCAGTGACTCTACAttgtggtcacagtttctgtaaggtgtgtattaatggctACTGGGATCAGGAGGACGTAAAGGGagtctacagctgtcctcagtgtagagAGACTTTCACTCCAAGACCTGTTCTATGCAGGAACAACATGCTGactgaagtggtggagaaactgaagaagactgaactccaagctgcttctcctgctcactgttacgctggacctggagatgtggagtgtgatttctgcacagggagaaaacacaaagccgtcAAGTCCTGTCTGGTTTGTCAGGCCTCCTTTTGTGAAGATCATCTTAAACCTCACTATCAGTCTCctgcctttaagaagcacaagttagttgaagcctgtgcagagctccaagagaagatctgctctgaacatgacaaactgatggagatctactgtcgtactgaccaaagcctcatctgttacttgtgtacgatggaagaacacaaaggtcatgatacagtttcatctaaaacagaaagaactaaaaaacag AATGAGTTAAAGGAGGATCAGATAAAATCCCAGCAGAAgatccaggagaagcagaagaaggtgcaggagctgaaacagactgtggacattattaag aCACGTTCACAAGCAGCAATAGATGACAGTGAGATgatctttactgagatgatcagctccatggagaaaaagcgctcggaggtgacggagctgatcagagctcaggagaaagctgaagtgagtcgagctgaacgactcctgaatcaactggagcaggagattgctgatcttaagaggagagtcactgagatggagcagctttcacacacacacgatgacatccacttcctccag agtttcccgtctctctgtgtttctcctggatgtgacgactcactcagcttcactgtcaatcaacatctctcatttgatggagtgaggaaatctctctcaggTCTGAAAAAACGAGTCGAGGAAATCTGTGAGgaagaattcaacaaaatcagaccagaag ctgcagcagttcagatggttttaccttcagaaccaaagagcagagaagattttctgcagt atttctgttatctgactctggacccaaacacagcacatcctcatctcattctgtctgagaagaacagagtggtgacatTCAGTTGGACACAACAGcgatactctgatcatccagagagatttgactcctttactcaggtgttgtgtaaggagagtgtgtgtggacgctgttactgggaggtggagtggagcaGTGATGTGGACATATCAGtgtcatataaagagatcagcaggaaaggacgGGGTGATGAGTGTTGGTTTGGATACAAcagtcagtcctggagtctggagtgttcttcttcctctgtctctttctggcaCAACAGCATTAAGACTAAGCTCCGAggtccatcatcctccagaataggagtgtatgtggatcacagtgcaggaactctgtccttctacagcgtctctgacaccatgaggctcctccacagagtccacaccacattcactcagcctctatacgctggAGTCAGTATGTGGAGTTATAACTCACctgtgaggttttgtgatccaaaataa
- the LOC113641005 gene encoding zinc finger protein 414-like isoform X3 produces MVLPSEPKSREDFLQYLPAPILHRWNSPQALSREEAQACKPSLAGQSFNSRILWEHTRGRYSCLQCGHSTPERKEMTAHIEGHHRSPWAKTNDTDSAVGSPSSLVKSSTNSENSSYTQL; encoded by the exons atggttttaccttcagaaccaaagagcagagaagattttctgcagt ACTTGCCTGCGCCCATTTTACACAGATGGAACTCTCCTCAGGCTTTGAGTAGAGAGGAAGCCCAG GCGTGTAAACCGTCTCTCGCAGGTCAGTCATTTAACAGTCGGATCCTATGGGAACACACCAGGGGGCGCTACAGCTGCCTTCAGTGCGGTCACTCCACCCCCGAGCGCAAAGAGATGACGGCACACATCGAGGGCCACCACAGGAGCCCGTGGGCCAAAACTAATGACACTG ATTCAGCAGTCGGTTCTCCTTCATCGCTGGTAAAATCTTCAACCAACTCTGAGAACTCGAGTTACACCCAGCTTTAG
- the LOC113641005 gene encoding zinc finger protein 414-like isoform X2 has translation MVLPSEPKSREDFLQYLPAPILHRWNSPQALSREEAQACKPSLAGQSFNSRILWEHTRGRYSCLQCGHSTPERKEMTAHIEGHHRSPWAKTNDTGITHVLLINSAVGSPSSLVKSSTNSENSSYTQL, from the exons atggttttaccttcagaaccaaagagcagagaagattttctgcagt ACTTGCCTGCGCCCATTTTACACAGATGGAACTCTCCTCAGGCTTTGAGTAGAGAGGAAGCCCAG GCGTGTAAACCGTCTCTCGCAGGTCAGTCATTTAACAGTCGGATCCTATGGGAACACACCAGGGGGCGCTACAGCTGCCTTCAGTGCGGTCACTCCACCCCCGAGCGCAAAGAGATGACGGCACACATCGAGGGCCACCACAGGAGCCCGTGGGCCAAAACTAATGACACTGGTATCACCCATGTTCTGCTAATTA ATTCAGCAGTCGGTTCTCCTTCATCGCTGGTAAAATCTTCAACCAACTCTGAGAACTCGAGTTACACCCAGCTTTAG
- the LOC113649455 gene encoding E3 ubiquitin-protein ligase TRIM16-like isoform X2, translated as MAETSDQDQFSCPVCLDLLRVPVTLHCGHSFCKVCINGYWDQEDVKGVYSCPQCRETFTPRPVLCRNNMLTEVVEKLKKTELQAASPAHCYAGPGDVECDFCTGRKHKAVKSCLVCQASFCEDHLKPHYQSPAFKKHKLVEACAELQEKICSEHDKLMEIYCRTDQSLICYLCTMEEHKGHDTVSSKTERTKKQNELKEDQIKSQQKIQEKQKKVQELKQTVDIIKTRSQAAIDDSEMIFTEMISSMEKKRSEVTELIRAQEKAEVSRAERLLNQLEQEIADLKRRVTEMEQLSHTHDDIHFLQSFPSLCVSPGCDDSLSFTVNQHLSFDGVRKSLSGLKKRVEEICEEEFNKIRPEAVQMVLPSEPKSREDFLQYFCYLTLDPNTAHPHLILSEKNRVVTFSWTQQRYSDHPERFDSFTQVLCKESVCGRCYWEVEWSSDVDISVSYKEISRKGRGDECWFGYNSQSWSLECSSSSVSFWHNSIKTKLRGPSSSRIGVYVDHSAGTLSFYSVSDTMRLLHRVHTTFTQPLYAGVSMWSYNSPVRFCDPK; from the exons ATGGCAGAAACCAGTGATCAGGATCagttcagctgtccagtgtgtctggatctcctgagGGTTCCAGTGACTCTACAttgtggtcacagtttctgtaaggtgtgtattaatggctACTGGGATCAGGAGGACGTAAAGGGagtctacagctgtcctcagtgtagagAGACTTTCACTCCAAGACCTGTTCTATGCAGGAACAACATGCTGactgaagtggtggagaaactgaagaagactgaactccaagctgcttctcctgctcactgttacgctggacctggagatgtggagtgtgatttctgcacagggagaaaacacaaagccgtcAAGTCCTGTCTGGTTTGTCAGGCCTCCTTTTGTGAAGATCATCTTAAACCTCACTATCAGTCTCctgcctttaagaagcacaagttagttgaagcctgtgcagagctccaagagaagatctgctctgaacatgacaaactgatggagatctactgtcgtactgaccaaagcctcatctgttacttgtgtacgatggaagaacacaaaggtcatgatacagtttcatctaaaacagaaagaactaaaaaacag AATGAGTTAAAGGAGGATCAGATAAAATCCCAGCAGAAgatccaggagaagcagaagaaggtgcaggagctgaaacagactgtggacattattaag aCACGTTCACAAGCAGCAATAGATGACAGTGAGATgatctttactgagatgatcagctccatggagaaaaagcgctcggaggtgacggagctgatcagagctcaggagaaagctgaagtgagtcgagctgaacgactcctgaatcaactggagcaggagattgctgatcttaagaggagagtcactgagatggagcagctttcacacacacacgatgacatccacttcctccag agtttcccgtctctctgtgtttctcctggatgtgacgactcactcagcttcactgtcaatcaacatctctcatttgatggagtgaggaaatctctctcaggTCTGAAAAAACGAGTCGAGGAAATCTGTGAGgaagaattcaacaaaatcagaccagaag cagttcagatggttttaccttcagaaccaaagagcagagaagattttctgcagt atttctgttatctgactctggacccaaacacagcacatcctcatctcattctgtctgagaagaacagagtggtgacatTCAGTTGGACACAACAGcgatactctgatcatccagagagatttgactcctttactcaggtgttgtgtaaggagagtgtgtgtggacgctgttactgggaggtggagtggagcaGTGATGTGGACATATCAGtgtcatataaagagatcagcaggaaaggacgGGGTGATGAGTGTTGGTTTGGATACAAcagtcagtcctggagtctggagtgttcttcttcctctgtctctttctggcaCAACAGCATTAAGACTAAGCTCCGAggtccatcatcctccagaataggagtgtatgtggatcacagtgcaggaactctgtccttctacagcgtctctgacaccatgaggctcctccacagagtccacaccacattcactcagcctctatacgctggAGTCAGTATGTGGAGTTATAACTCACctgtgaggttttgtgatccaaaataa
- the LOC113641005 gene encoding zinc finger protein 414-like isoform X1 — MVLPSEPKSREDFLQYLPAPILHRWNSPQALSREEAQACKPSLAGQSFNSRILWEHTRGRYSCLQCGHSTPERKEMTAHIEGHHRSPWAKTNDTGITHVLLISGFDSAVGSPSSLVKSSTNSENSSYTQL, encoded by the exons atggttttaccttcagaaccaaagagcagagaagattttctgcagt ACTTGCCTGCGCCCATTTTACACAGATGGAACTCTCCTCAGGCTTTGAGTAGAGAGGAAGCCCAG GCGTGTAAACCGTCTCTCGCAGGTCAGTCATTTAACAGTCGGATCCTATGGGAACACACCAGGGGGCGCTACAGCTGCCTTCAGTGCGGTCACTCCACCCCCGAGCGCAAAGAGATGACGGCACACATCGAGGGCCACCACAGGAGCCCGTGGGCCAAAACTAATGACACTGGTATCACCCATGTTCTGCTAATTAGTGGGTTCG ATTCAGCAGTCGGTTCTCCTTCATCGCTGGTAAAATCTTCAACCAACTCTGAGAACTCGAGTTACACCCAGCTTTAG